In a genomic window of Callithrix jacchus isolate 240 chromosome 22, calJac240_pri, whole genome shotgun sequence:
- the UBE2M gene encoding NEDD8-conjugating enzyme Ubc12 has protein sequence MIKLFSLKQQKKEEESAGGTKGSSKKASAAQLRIQKDINELNLPKTCDISFSDPDDLLNFKLVICPDEGFYKSGKFVFSFKVGQGYPHDPPKVKCETMVYHPNIDLEGNVCLNILREDWKPVLTVNSIIYGLQYLFLEPNPEDPLNKEAAEVLQNNRRLFEQNVQRSMRGGYIGSTYFERCLK, from the exons atGATCAAGCTGTTCTCGCTGAAGCagcagaagaaggaggaggagtcgGCAGGCGGCACCAAGGGCAGCAGCAAGAAGGCGTCGGCGGCGCAGCTGCGGATCCAGAAGG ACATAAACGAGCTGAACCTGCCCAAGACGTGTGATATCAGCTTCTCAGATCCAGACGACCTCCTCAACTTCAAGCTGGTCATCTGTCCTGATGAG GGCTTCTACAAGAGTGGGAAGTTTGTGTTCAGTTTTAAG GTGGGCCAGGGTTATCCGCATGATCCCCCCAAGGTGAAGTGTGAGACAATGGTCTATCATCCCAACATTGACCTCGAGGGCAACGTCTGCCTCAACATCCTCAG AGAGGACTGGAAGCCAGTCCTTACGGTAAACTCCATAATTTATGGCCTGCAGTATCTCTTCTTG GAGCCCAACCCCGAGGACCCACTGAACAAGGAGGCCGCAGAGGTCCTGCAGAACAACCGGCGGCTGTTTGAGCAGAACGTGCAGCGTTCCATGCGGGGTGGCTACATCGGCTCCACCTACTTCGAGCGCTGCCTGAAATAG